In a single window of the Arachis hypogaea cultivar Tifrunner chromosome 6, arahy.Tifrunner.gnm2.J5K5, whole genome shotgun sequence genome:
- the LOC112696859 gene encoding F-box protein SKIP24, giving the protein MSLLPDELWRRILEIGIENRSFNYKTLCCITITCRRLGRLSAEDPLWNRLLSIDFPLNHNVSPSSLPSSSSAKSIYKFRFERDKERRVAAHRRAVLRKESQVAEHSRRLRAIETRINQETSKMRETVAELSNLRRVRQASVALNVWQPEVVRGRQKQMVEQSVVPAESRIHALEMELRLCRQQIIGLEMSYQEEKRRHATAKEELESINYHPVQEYNAVTATENGHIIKQKKLKRCNSSHEKQCKAS; this is encoded by the exons ATGTCCTTACTCCCCGACGAGCTCTGGAGGCGAATCCTCGAAATCGGAATTGAAAATCGCAGCTTCAACTACAAGACTCTCTGCTGTATAACCATCACCTGCCGCCGCCTCGGCCGCCTCTCCGCCGAAGACCCTCTTTGGAACCGCCTTCTCTCCATTGACTTCCCCCTCAACCACAACGTTTCCCCTTCctctctcccttcttcttcttctgcaaaatCCATTTATAAGTTCAG GTTTGAGAGAGACAAGGAGAGGAGAGTAGCGGCTCATAGGAGAGCAGTGCTGAGAAAAGAAAGCCAAGTTGCTGAACATTCTAGAAGGCTTCGTGCCATTGAGACTCGGATCAATCAAGAGACTTCCAAGATGAGAGAAACTGTTGCAGAGTTGTCCAATTTGCGCAGGGTCAG GCAAGCTTCTGTGGCTTTGAATGTTTGGCAACCGGAGGTTGTTCGAGGTAGGCAAAAGCAGATGGTGGAACAAAGTGTTGTGCCTGCTGAATCTCGAATACATGCGCTTGAAATGGAACTTAGGCTTTGTAGGCAACAGATTATCGGGTTGGAGATGTCCTAT CAAGAGGAAAAGCGCAGACATGCTACTGCAAAGGAAGAGTTAGAATCCATAAATTATCATCCTGTTCAGGAGTATAATGCTGTGACTGCCACGGAAAATGGGCACATCATCAAGCAAAAGAAGTTGAAAAGATGCAATAGCT cacatgaaaaacaatgtaAAGCTTCATAG